The following are encoded together in the Actinobacillus lignieresii genome:
- a CDS encoding ATP-dependent DNA helicase, with amino-acid sequence MKYDDKIIHAFSEDGLLSSNIQGFRPRAAQLEMAQAVGRSVKFATPTVVEAGTGTGKTFAYLVPALLSGKKTIVSTGSKNLQDQLFNRDLPTIQKALKYKGKVALLKGRANYLCLERLDQVVAMGVLGDKSVLADLSKVSKWHTSTKTGDLSECITIAEDSPILPQLVSTAESCLGSDCPHFKDCYVVQARRRAMEADVVVVNHHLFCADMAVKETGFGELIPEAELIIFDEAHQLPDIASQYFGQSLSSRQLFDICKDTNIVYRTELKDLAQLGKAADHLQKTVQDFRLLMGTDGSIRGNLRELFNDQKVVDGLTKVSENIDFLSEVIKKSLGRSETLDKIFERLAEVKVQLKKLSDTSVVGYCYWYEANGRSFGLHITPLTVADKFGEQLKNQQVGWVFTSATLEVGGKFDHFCQRLGIENAEQLVLQSPFDYANQSLLCVPRYLPDTNKSHTLTELGKMLMPVIEANNGRCFLLCTSYFMMRGLADFLREHSNLSVLLQGETSKARLLEKFIAEENSVLVATQSFWEGIDVRGDALSLVIIDKLPFTSPDEPLLRARMEDCRLQGGEPFNDIQIPEAVITLKQGVGRLIRDVTDRGVVIICDSRLVMRNYGKTFLKSLPPSTRTRDLDKVIQFLKNK; translated from the coding sequence ATGAAATATGACGATAAAATTATTCATGCCTTCAGTGAAGACGGCTTACTAAGTAGCAATATTCAGGGATTTCGCCCTCGTGCGGCGCAACTTGAAATGGCGCAAGCGGTCGGAAGATCGGTAAAATTTGCCACACCGACTGTGGTGGAAGCGGGTACCGGTACAGGCAAAACCTTTGCTTATTTAGTGCCGGCACTGCTTTCCGGTAAAAAAACCATTGTTTCGACCGGTTCTAAAAACCTGCAAGATCAATTATTTAATCGAGATCTGCCGACGATTCAAAAAGCTTTAAAATATAAAGGTAAAGTCGCTTTGTTAAAGGGGCGAGCCAATTACCTTTGTTTAGAACGTTTGGATCAAGTCGTAGCTATGGGCGTGTTGGGGGATAAATCGGTATTGGCGGATTTATCGAAAGTCAGCAAATGGCATACTTCAACTAAAACCGGTGATTTAAGCGAATGTATTACAATCGCCGAAGACAGCCCGATTTTACCGCAGTTAGTCAGTACCGCAGAAAGTTGCTTAGGTTCGGATTGTCCGCACTTTAAAGATTGCTATGTAGTGCAGGCTCGCCGCCGAGCGATGGAAGCGGATGTAGTGGTGGTCAATCATCATCTGTTTTGTGCCGATATGGCGGTCAAAGAGACCGGCTTCGGTGAGTTAATTCCGGAAGCGGAACTGATCATTTTTGACGAAGCACACCAATTGCCGGATATCGCCAGCCAATATTTCGGTCAGTCACTAAGTTCTCGTCAGCTATTCGATATTTGTAAAGATACGAATATTGTGTACCGTACCGAGCTAAAAGATCTTGCCCAATTAGGTAAAGCGGCGGATCACTTGCAAAAAACAGTGCAAGATTTTCGTTTGTTAATGGGAACGGATGGCTCGATTCGAGGAAACTTGCGAGAGTTGTTTAACGACCAAAAAGTGGTGGACGGCTTAACAAAAGTTTCGGAAAACATTGATTTTTTAAGCGAAGTGATTAAAAAATCGCTCGGTCGTTCGGAAACGCTCGATAAAATTTTCGAAAGATTGGCGGAAGTCAAAGTTCAGTTAAAAAAATTGAGCGATACTAGCGTGGTTGGTTATTGCTATTGGTATGAAGCCAACGGCCGTTCTTTCGGTTTACATATCACGCCATTAACCGTAGCGGATAAATTCGGCGAACAACTCAAAAATCAGCAGGTGGGTTGGGTGTTTACCTCGGCAACGCTGGAAGTGGGCGGCAAATTTGACCATTTCTGCCAGCGTTTAGGTATCGAAAATGCGGAACAATTGGTGCTACAAAGCCCTTTTGATTACGCAAATCAATCGTTACTTTGTGTGCCACGTTATTTGCCGGATACCAATAAATCGCACACCTTAACCGAATTAGGCAAAATGTTGATGCCCGTGATTGAAGCCAATAACGGTCGTTGCTTTTTGCTCTGTACTTCCTATTTTATGATGCGTGGGTTAGCGGATTTTCTGCGTGAACACAGCAATTTAAGCGTGTTATTGCAAGGGGAAACCAGCAAAGCCCGCTTATTGGAAAAATTTATTGCGGAAGAAAACAGCGTACTGGTTGCAACTCAAAGTTTCTGGGAAGGCATTGATGTGCGCGGCGATGCGTTATCACTGGTGATTATTGATAAATTGCCGTTTACTTCGCCTGACGAGCCGTTGTTAAGAGCGCGTATGGAAGATTGTCGTTTACAAGGCGGCGAGCCGTTTAACGATATTCAAATTCCGGAAGCGGTGATTACGCTCAAACAGGGCGTAGGGCGATTGATTCGTGACGTAACCGATCGAGGTGTGGTGATCATTTGTGATTCACGTTTGGTAATGCGCAATTATGGTAAGACGTTCTTAAAAAGTTTACCGCCATCAACACGCACTCGTGATTTAGATAAAGTGATTCAATTTTTAAAAAATAAGTGA
- a CDS encoding CidA/LrgA family protein: MIVRMLRMLISLALLFAMLYGGKLLGILIPIGISESIWGMLLLFTCLVIGVVKVEWVTPSARPLTRYMTIFFIPVCAEIIEHIDILESHLASFVLANIFSTSLSLIAIGLFAQWVFHQK; the protein is encoded by the coding sequence ATGATTGTTCGTATGCTCAGAATGCTGATTTCCTTGGCGTTGCTTTTCGCGATGTTATACGGCGGAAAGTTACTCGGCATTCTGATTCCGATTGGCATTTCCGAAAGTATTTGGGGAATGTTGTTACTTTTTACCTGCTTAGTTATCGGGGTCGTTAAAGTAGAGTGGGTTACCCCTAGCGCAAGACCGCTTACCCGTTATATGACGATTTTCTTTATTCCAGTCTGTGCCGAAATTATCGAACACATTGATATTCTTGAATCTCATCTGGCTTCATTTGTATTGGCAAATATATTCAGTACGTCCCTTTCCTTGATCGCTATCGGATTATTCGCCCAATGGGTTTTTCATCAAAAATAG
- a CDS encoding CidB/LrgB family autolysis modulator, whose amino-acid sequence MIYLYSCLTVLAFLIGQRISQKLKSSVLNPFVIALTLVITVIVIGKVPYTDYYQGNFPINNLLGVSVVALALPFYEQLPQIRKKWRQITLVVVFGTCFTMLTGVFFAVLLGASQDILAAIVPKSVSTPIAIAIATQIGGSSAITAVGVLVAGLLGSVFGFAVLHRIGVRNVRAIGLSMGAVSHALGTGRCMEYSIKTGSYSSIALVLCGVLSSVLAPFVFKLVMYLFY is encoded by the coding sequence ATGATTTACCTTTATTCATGTTTAACCGTCTTAGCGTTTTTAATTGGTCAGCGGATCAGCCAAAAATTAAAATCTTCGGTGTTAAATCCGTTTGTGATTGCTTTAACGCTTGTCATTACTGTGATTGTGATTGGTAAAGTACCTTACACGGACTATTATCAGGGTAATTTCCCGATCAACAATCTGCTTGGCGTGTCGGTTGTTGCACTCGCCCTGCCTTTTTACGAACAACTACCGCAAATTCGTAAAAAATGGCGACAAATCACGTTAGTTGTTGTATTCGGTACTTGTTTTACTATGCTGACGGGTGTTTTCTTTGCCGTGTTATTAGGCGCAAGTCAGGATATTTTAGCGGCGATCGTGCCGAAATCGGTTTCGACGCCGATTGCTATCGCTATCGCCACTCAAATCGGCGGTAGTTCGGCAATTACCGCCGTAGGCGTATTAGTTGCCGGCCTACTCGGTTCCGTTTTCGGATTTGCCGTATTGCATCGTATCGGTGTGCGTAATGTCAGAGCGATCGGTTTGAGTATGGGAGCGGTTTCCCATGCGTTAGGTACGGGGCGTTGTATGGAATATAGCATTAAAACCGGCAGTTACAGCTCGATAGCGTTAGTTTTATGCGGCGTATTATCTTCGGTATTGGCTCCGTTTGTTTTTAAACTTGTTATGTACTTGTTTTATTAA
- the msbA gene encoding lipid A ABC transporter ATP-binding protein/permease MsbA, with translation MQEKDLSTFKTFKRLFPTIRPYKLGLIAGAIALVLNALVDSSLIYLLKPLLDDGFGKADNSFLKLMAVLVVVFILIRGITNYIASYSLAWVSGNVVMTLRRNIFQHLMYMPVSYFDKNPTGRLLSRVTYDTEMVATSSSHALVTIVREGAYLISLFVVMIYTSWQLSLILFVMAPIIGVLIGIVSKRFRTLSRNIQSSMGELTVTTEQMLKGHKVVLSFGGQKVEKDRFDRVSNYMRRKGMKIVSADGISDGAVQLIASFALSVVLYVATFPEVMSENLTAGSFTVVFSSMMAMLRPLKSLTNVNSQFQRGMAACQTLFEFLDLETEKDSGKREVERAKGDVVFNHVSFSYDGKDERALSNISFNIPQGKTVALVGRSGSGKSTIANLLTRFYDIDQGEILLDGVNINDYTLANLRKQCSVVSQQVHLFNDSIANNIAYAATDKYSREQIVEAARAAHALEFIEKLEHGFDTVIGENGASLSGGQRQRLAIARALLRNSPVLVLDEATSALDTESERAIQSALEELQKDKTVLVIAHRLSTIEKADEILVVDHGEIIERGSHNELLAKNGAYKQLHSLQFGQ, from the coding sequence ATGCAAGAAAAAGATCTCTCTACATTTAAAACGTTTAAGCGTTTGTTTCCGACTATTCGACCGTATAAATTGGGATTGATTGCCGGAGCTATCGCGCTTGTATTAAATGCCTTAGTCGATTCAAGTTTGATTTATTTACTGAAGCCGTTGCTGGATGACGGTTTCGGTAAGGCGGATAACAGCTTTTTAAAATTGATGGCGGTATTGGTCGTCGTCTTTATTTTAATTAGAGGGATCACCAACTATATTGCCAGTTATAGCCTCGCATGGGTATCGGGCAATGTGGTAATGACATTGCGCCGTAATATTTTTCAGCACTTAATGTATATGCCGGTCAGTTATTTCGATAAAAATCCGACCGGTCGTTTGCTCTCCCGTGTAACTTATGATACGGAAATGGTGGCGACTTCTTCATCTCACGCCTTGGTTACGATTGTGCGAGAAGGCGCATATTTGATTTCCTTATTTGTGGTAATGATTTATACCAGTTGGCAGCTATCATTGATTTTATTTGTGATGGCACCGATTATCGGTGTCTTAATCGGCATCGTTTCAAAGCGTTTTCGTACGTTAAGTCGTAATATTCAAAGTTCGATGGGCGAATTGACCGTCACTACCGAACAAATGCTTAAAGGGCATAAAGTCGTGCTTTCTTTCGGCGGACAAAAAGTCGAGAAAGATCGTTTTGATCGCGTCAGTAACTATATGCGTCGTAAAGGGATGAAAATCGTTTCGGCGGACGGTATTTCGGACGGTGCGGTACAATTAATCGCTTCGTTCGCATTATCGGTGGTACTTTATGTGGCTACCTTTCCGGAAGTGATGAGTGAAAATTTAACCGCCGGTTCGTTTACCGTGGTGTTTTCGTCAATGATGGCAATGCTCCGTCCGTTAAAATCGCTTACAAACGTGAACTCGCAATTTCAACGCGGTATGGCGGCCTGCCAAACGTTATTTGAATTTTTAGATCTTGAAACCGAAAAAGACAGTGGAAAACGTGAAGTCGAGCGAGCTAAAGGCGATGTTGTGTTTAATCATGTCTCATTTAGCTATGACGGAAAAGATGAACGAGCTTTAAGTAATATTTCCTTTAATATTCCACAAGGTAAAACCGTTGCGTTAGTCGGTCGTTCTGGTTCGGGTAAATCCACAATTGCGAATTTGCTCACCCGTTTTTATGATATTGATCAAGGCGAGATTTTATTAGACGGCGTTAATATTAACGATTACACCTTGGCAAATCTTCGTAAGCAATGTTCCGTCGTTTCACAGCAGGTGCATTTATTTAATGATTCGATAGCCAATAACATTGCTTATGCCGCTACGGATAAATATAGCCGAGAACAAATTGTAGAAGCGGCGAGAGCGGCTCATGCGTTAGAGTTTATTGAGAAACTGGAACACGGTTTTGATACTGTTATCGGTGAAAACGGTGCTAGCTTATCCGGCGGTCAGCGTCAGCGTTTAGCCATTGCGCGTGCGTTATTACGTAATTCGCCGGTGTTAGTCTTGGACGAAGCGACATCCGCCTTGGATACCGAATCCGAGCGAGCGATTCAATCGGCATTAGAGGAGTTGCAAAAAGATAAGACGGTACTGGTGATCGCCCATCGTTTATCGACGATTGAAAAAGCGGATGAGATTCTCGTTGTAGATCACGGAGAAATCATTGAAAGAGGATCGCATAACGAGTTACTGGCTAAAAACGGTGCCTATAAACAATTGCATAGTTTGCAATTCGGGCAATAA
- the lolB gene encoding lipoprotein insertase outer membrane protein LolB codes for MKKFTKILSLSTLLFLAGCQSVLNEPTEVQQPVVQIPHNDAQWQQHLQQLAKIQSYSAKGQIGYISPEERFSSHFDWQYRTPTNFGLELSSNLSSKSLKLQRNARGLTISDSEGNSRSDRDMDSLMKEIIGVAFPIDQFAYWLKGQPEKDGNYIVNDKRQLSQFNYHINGEVWKASYVQYHEDRQPNLPKLIVLENGSQTLKIRVDQWAF; via the coding sequence ATGAAAAAATTCACTAAAATTCTCTCTCTTTCAACCTTACTTTTCCTTGCCGGCTGCCAATCGGTATTAAACGAACCGACCGAAGTGCAACAACCCGTCGTACAAATTCCGCATAATGACGCGCAATGGCAACAACATCTGCAACAGTTGGCAAAAATCCAAAGTTATTCGGCTAAAGGACAAATCGGTTATATTTCTCCGGAAGAACGTTTTTCTTCTCACTTCGATTGGCAATATCGTACACCGACCAATTTCGGTTTGGAACTTTCGTCCAATTTATCCAGTAAATCATTAAAATTACAGCGTAATGCTCGGGGCTTAACCATTTCGGACAGCGAAGGAAATTCTCGTTCCGATCGTGATATGGACAGTTTGATGAAAGAAATTATCGGCGTCGCCTTCCCGATAGATCAATTCGCTTATTGGCTGAAAGGTCAGCCGGAAAAAGACGGTAATTATATCGTAAACGACAAACGCCAACTTTCACAATTTAACTATCACATCAATGGCGAAGTGTGGAAAGCGAGTTATGTACAATATCATGAAGATCGCCAGCCGAATTTGCCGAAATTAATCGTGTTGGAAAACGGATCTCAGACATTAAAAATTCGCGTGGATCAATGGGCGTTTTAG
- the ispE gene encoding 4-(cytidine 5'-diphospho)-2-C-methyl-D-erythritol kinase, protein MAEKIVLPSPAKLNLFLYITNKRADGYHELQTLFQFLDFGDEISLEVNESGEIELLNEIDGVTKEQNLIYRAAKLLQNHTACTKGAKIGVTKRLPMGGGVGGGSSNAATVLVGLNHFWQTGLSLEQLAELGLSLGADVPIFVRGFAAFAEGVGEKLVACQPRESWYVVFKPNVSISTAAVFQDPNLPRNTPKRTLSRLLSEEWTNDCEKVVRDHYFEVEDLIAELLQYATFRLTGTGACIFAEFESEAEAKAVFAHKPHNIFGFIAKGQNRSPLHQMLNLTTFPQ, encoded by the coding sequence ATGGCGGAAAAAATTGTTTTACCTAGTCCGGCTAAGTTAAACCTATTTCTTTATATCACCAATAAACGGGCGGACGGTTACCACGAATTACAGACCTTATTTCAGTTTTTAGATTTCGGCGACGAAATTTCGCTTGAAGTGAATGAAAGCGGTGAAATTGAATTGTTAAATGAAATTGATGGAGTAACCAAGGAACAAAACCTGATTTATCGTGCGGCAAAATTATTGCAAAATCATACCGCTTGTACAAAAGGAGCGAAAATCGGTGTAACTAAACGTTTACCGATGGGCGGCGGTGTAGGCGGCGGTTCATCGAATGCGGCGACCGTATTGGTCGGATTGAATCATTTCTGGCAAACCGGTTTAAGTTTGGAACAGCTCGCCGAATTAGGACTAAGTTTGGGGGCGGACGTACCTATTTTTGTTCGAGGTTTTGCCGCTTTTGCCGAAGGTGTCGGCGAAAAATTAGTGGCTTGCCAACCGCGAGAGTCGTGGTATGTGGTATTTAAACCGAACGTTTCCATTTCGACCGCTGCGGTTTTTCAAGATCCGAATTTGCCGAGAAATACGCCGAAAAGAACATTAAGCCGACTTTTATCGGAAGAATGGACAAACGATTGCGAAAAAGTTGTGCGAGATCATTATTTCGAGGTTGAAGATCTTATTGCAGAATTGTTACAATATGCAACGTTTCGGCTGACAGGCACAGGAGCCTGTATTTTCGCCGAATTTGAGAGTGAAGCGGAAGCAAAAGCCGTTTTTGCACATAAACCGCACAATATTTTCGGTTTTATTGCAAAAGGACAAAATCGCTCTCCTTTACATCAAATGCTCAATTTAACCACTTTCCCACAATAG
- a CDS encoding ribose-phosphate pyrophosphokinase codes for MPDIKLFAGNATPELAKRIAERLYTSLGDATVGRFSDGEIQVQINENVRGGDIFIVQSTCAPTNDNLMELIVMVDALRRASAGRITAVIPYFGYARQDRRVRSARVPITAKVVADFLSSVGVDRVLTCDLHAEQIQGFFDVPVDNVFGSPVLIDDILKKSDLVNPIVVSPDIGGVVRARAVAKLLNDTDMAIIDKRRPKANVSQVMHIIGDVTDRDCILVDDMIDTGGTLVKAAEALKERGARRVFAYATHAVFSGTAASNLANPALDEVVVTDTIPLSDEIKALNKVRVLTLSSMLAEAIRRISNEESISAMFDA; via the coding sequence ATGCCAGATATTAAATTGTTTGCAGGTAATGCAACGCCTGAACTTGCAAAACGTATTGCAGAACGTCTTTATACATCTCTCGGAGATGCAACCGTCGGTCGTTTTAGTGACGGTGAGATCCAAGTTCAAATTAATGAAAATGTACGTGGCGGCGATATTTTTATCGTGCAATCGACTTGCGCGCCGACAAATGATAACCTGATGGAATTAATTGTAATGGTCGATGCGCTACGTCGTGCGTCAGCCGGTCGTATTACCGCAGTTATTCCTTATTTCGGTTATGCGCGTCAAGACCGTCGCGTACGTTCTGCACGTGTGCCGATTACGGCTAAAGTGGTAGCGGATTTCCTTTCTAGTGTGGGTGTGGATCGTGTTTTAACTTGTGATTTACACGCGGAACAAATACAAGGTTTCTTTGACGTACCGGTAGATAACGTATTCGGTTCACCGGTATTAATTGACGATATTTTGAAAAAATCGGATTTAGTGAATCCTATCGTCGTTTCTCCGGATATCGGCGGTGTGGTGCGCGCTCGTGCGGTAGCCAAATTATTAAACGATACGGATATGGCGATTATCGATAAACGTCGCCCGAAAGCGAACGTATCGCAAGTGATGCATATTATCGGTGATGTAACCGACCGCGATTGTATCTTAGTGGACGATATGATTGATACCGGCGGTACATTGGTTAAAGCGGCGGAAGCGTTAAAAGAACGTGGTGCGCGTCGCGTATTCGCTTATGCAACGCATGCGGTATTCTCCGGTACGGCGGCAAGTAATTTAGCGAATCCGGCATTGGACGAAGTGGTGGTAACCGATACCATTCCGTTATCCGATGAGATTAAAGCGTTAAATAAAGTTCGCGTACTCACGTTATCAAGCATGTTAGCGGAAGCGATTCGTCGTATCAGTAACGAAGAATCCATCTCCGCAATGTTCGATGCATAA
- the pyrD gene encoding quinone-dependent dihydroorotate dehydrogenase has product MYSLIRKCLFSMDAETAHNFSIQALKLAGKLPINVLPMPLNPVEVMGLQFKNPIGLAAGADKNGEAIDGFGKLGFGFIEVGTVTPVAQDGNPKPRQFRILEAEGIINRNGFNNLGVDVLVENVKKAKYDGIIGINIGKNAVTPIERALDDYQICLRKVYEHADYITVNISSPNTKNLRTLQYGEALDDLLRSLKSEQESLSQKFNRYKPLVLKIAPDLTDEEIASVADSLIRHKIDGVIAGNTTLSRDPVVGLKNAEQQGGLSGKPLNTLSTRLISTLAKELNGALPIIGSGGIHSVASGQEKIDAGASLLQVYSAMIYQGPALIQNLAKHIQVR; this is encoded by the coding sequence ATGTATTCTCTGATTCGTAAATGTCTTTTTTCAATGGATGCCGAAACCGCACATAACTTTTCTATTCAAGCACTTAAATTAGCCGGAAAACTGCCGATTAATGTTTTGCCTATGCCGTTAAATCCCGTAGAAGTTATGGGGTTACAATTTAAAAATCCGATCGGTTTGGCTGCCGGCGCGGATAAAAACGGTGAAGCGATAGACGGTTTCGGAAAGTTGGGATTCGGATTTATTGAAGTCGGTACGGTAACGCCGGTTGCACAAGACGGTAATCCTAAGCCGCGCCAGTTCCGTATTTTAGAAGCGGAAGGCATTATTAACCGTAACGGTTTTAATAATTTAGGTGTGGACGTATTGGTCGAAAATGTTAAGAAAGCAAAATATGACGGCATTATCGGCATTAATATCGGTAAAAATGCGGTCACACCGATAGAACGTGCATTAGACGATTATCAAATTTGTTTACGTAAAGTATATGAACATGCGGATTATATTACGGTTAATATTTCTTCACCGAATACTAAAAATTTACGCACTTTGCAGTATGGCGAAGCGTTAGATGATCTGTTACGCTCGTTGAAAAGCGAGCAGGAAAGTCTGTCGCAAAAATTTAACCGATATAAACCGCTTGTCTTAAAAATCGCACCGGATTTAACCGATGAAGAAATCGCTTCGGTAGCGGATAGTTTGATTCGTCATAAAATTGACGGCGTGATTGCAGGAAATACGACTCTTTCCCGAGATCCGGTAGTCGGATTAAAAAACGCCGAGCAACAAGGCGGTTTAAGCGGTAAACCGTTGAATACGTTAAGTACGCGTTTGATTAGTACGTTAGCGAAAGAGTTAAACGGTGCCTTACCGATTATCGGTAGCGGCGGCATTCACTCCGTGGCGTCCGGTCAGGAAAAGATTGATGCGGGCGCGAGTTTGTTACAAGTTTACTCGGCAATGATTTATCAGGGACCGGCGTTAATTCAAAATCTCGCAAAGCATATTCAAGTGCGTTAA